Part of the Pyricularia oryzae 70-15 chromosome 3, whole genome shotgun sequence genome, CTTGCTGAATTCGTAGGTACCAAAGAAAAGCACCGTCCCCGGAAAGGAGCCGCACAGAGCGGGCAGCCAGCCACCATACAAGCCCCGCCGTATCCCTTCCTGTCGAAAGATGGTATAATATGACGAGCCCAGGGACGTATATTTGGGCGGTATATGGGGATCACCCTGCTGGCGCGTCTTGACGGTATCGAGGGAGTGCATCAGCATGTCACCACATGTCCCACCTAGGCCACCAGCCAGCATGGACTGAAGGATCATAGAAAAATGCGTCAGCTTTAGACTTGGTACATAGCGGCGCATATCGGCCAATCAACAGTTGGGATGCAATACGCACGTGTAGGTATGGCGGTCGCGCCTCAAACTCGCCATTGTTAGGGCTCATATTATGGTTGCCTCCAAGAGTAGTTTCCGCCGAATAATTCGATCCTGTCCTGGGTCTTGCATGGTCGGGCGAAGCTGGCGAGAAAGTGAGATTGTGCGCAGATTCGGAGCCGGGAACAGTGGCGCCGAGGGACATGTCCCTGTAAAAACGTCTCGATGAGTGCCGTCTGCGCGCGGCCGGTACCAGCGAGCTGTTggtagtaaaaaaaaaagaaaaaaaaagaaaggtcgACAGGACTTCAGTAAAGAGCGAGAACTGAAGCCTGGAGAGGACTATCACCTTTTGTGAGATGGGAAGGCCCAAGACACAGAACGATTTTAAAGTACCCAGAAAAGAGGCAATATCCTGCGAGCTCCGGACGACATGCCCGCGACTTCCACAGAGGCCGCCAAAAATTTCTTGGTGATTGGCCCGTGCGTTTGAGTGACGCACTGTCAAGTCGTGTCTGGATCCATAAGGGGCGATCTCCTGCGCATACCTGTACCTACCAATGATACTGACAGGGGGCGACGGCTGTTCGTTGGTTGGCTTAGGTAAGTACCTATATAGGTACCTTAGCTTTTTGATACCGACAAACGCAGGAATAGATAGAGATACTTGATGTTGCCAAGCTTTAGCGCCTGGATTGATCACAGGCAGTGCTATAAAGGGAACTGCTGTAAAGCATAATACGAGCTTCTAGGACTGTCAGTTGTAATCTAGACCAGACAATTTATTCAGCAAGGGGCTGTGGAGGCCTCTACTAGCAATTTCGGAATGAAAGCACGTTCAAGGCAGGAGCACGTGGATAGATACCAACATCGGGTTAAGTATAAGTTCTCACTTCATTCACATGTAGTCTCTCTCTTACAGCCAGTGAATGACCTTCCTGGCTACCTGTCCAACTATTACATAGTATTCTCTTTAAAGCCAGAAACTTGACAGCTGGCCACCTACAATAGCAGCTGCGGAACCATGTCTTGGGTTTTGATTACTCTGGGGTTCTCAGGATGGTCCCTCCAATTGATACTTCCCGACCGGTGGAATGGGAACAGAATGCGTGTCAAGCGTCCGATTATCAGCCGCGCTGAGATGGGACCGTAGTAGTTGCTGTCGCGAGAATCACGGGATCCAGCATCTCCCTCCACCCAGATGTGACCAACGGGTACTCTAACCCAGACGTCGGAGTCACGATTCCTAACAATGTCCCCTTCCAAGCCCACTATCCTCTTGACGCTTCTTGACTCCGGCTTTAAAGGGTTCCTGGAGAGGAACGTATTGTTAATTGCGTTGGAGAAAATTGCGACCCCAGCTGAGGGCGGACCATTGAGAGACGCACCAAAAAACAACAATCATGCCCCGTCGAAGGTCATCCTGCGCGTTCAACTTCCAGTTCATACACCAGTCTTGAAGCCGAGTCTCATTTCTCTCCTTGTTGAAGAATGGGTACATGGAGGGACCGGCGATTTTATAAGGTTCCGCGACGTTGGATGTAAACACGATTGCGACCGGCAGCCATGTGAGATATCGTAACAATGAGGTTGAGAAGTTTTGTGCAAAAGTGAAGCCAGGACGAGCTGCCCAGGCTCTCGCCCTCGCACGCGCCCACGCAAACCCAGGCGCCATGAGCGTTGGTTTCAAAGGATTGCTGTGGGATGTCAAGTCATGAAGGCAATCATATGGTAGGTATTCAACAAAGGTTCATGCAGGTACTGTATCTGATAAGTAGAGATTTTAGAACTAGTTTTACCAGTAACTTGCGTCACCTAGCATggaagctacctacctacctaggtactcacACAATTAAAAGCGGGCTTTCCCCAGCAGGGGCCAACGTACACGTGGGAACTCAAACAATCAGACACATAAATGTCGCCCACTATCTCTGTCACGGCCGCAATATTTATTGTTTTCCTCGAGATGTACTTTTTCCCAGCAAAGGCAACAGTAATGTCGAGATCTACTTCATCCTCAACGCTCTTTCTTTGAAATCCAATGTCTCCCTCGGCCTCAATAATCGCCGCAAGCCCACCACCACACGATCCCCTTCAGGGCGTTTCAGTCTAGGAAAGTTTATGACCAATCCGGCATGTGTCGATGGTTTTTGTGCTCATAATGTTCATTGTCCCTTAAAAACACATCAACGCTTTTGAAAACCCCCGATATGCATCAAGCAAGCAGTCTacaaaaatagaaaaaaaaagaagtctACCATTCCATTGCGTTCCTCATATTCCTTGAAGAGCTTCACTAGTAGCCCTCCTGTTTGGCACCCAAAAGTTGCAATAATTTGGGACCATTCATGTGGCCAAAGGCTCCCGTATCAGACTACCGTTGATTGCGTTCCAGAGGGTCACTTTGGACCTGACCTGACCTGACCTTCATGCCAGTTACTGTATTTTACATCGTCTCCGGCATGTTGTCGTCACTGTCGCTGACGCTCTCATCACCGCTAACCTCAGCATTTTCGCGCTCGCGCTTCTCCATGAGTGCTTGGagctcggcgtcgtcggATTCGGTGACGGCCTTGGGCTCCATCTTGACAATCAACTTGCCTCCAGCTGACTCGATGCTGGTCCTGATATCGACGATCGCCTCCTCCAATCGTGCAATTCCCAAGCTCTTGTCCAAGCACGTACTGGTAAGAACGTAGAGCGGAGGAGAGACGAGCTTGACCTTGACCTGGTTGTCTTGGGTGTTGCGCGACTCGGCCGTCCTCAAAGCTGTCTTGATTGCGTCGATGCCGTCGTAGGCGAAGCAGGTGACTTCAACATCGGCTCGCACCTTGGTCGGTTGCGGCGTCAACCGCTTGCTGATATATGACTTAAGCTCCTCCGCAACCGCCTCACTCGAGAAAGTGGTGTCCTCCCACACCTCAGGGTTTCTGATGGATTTGCTGTCAGTAGATGAGGCAACAAAAAGGCTGTATGCCCAGAATTTGCGATCAGGTTGCCTTACGTTATTGAGAGCTTGAAAGCATCAATGGCATGGCCATATTTGCGGTTCAGCGGCCAGGCGATCGCCTCGTACAAGCTCTCGATGGGCACGAGAGTCTTCTCGGCAACGTGCCGCATAATGGAGTGTACCATCTTGCTTTTGTTGTACCTCTCCTCGCATTTGACGATATCCTCCTGCGACACTCGACGCTTCGACAGATCGATATATCCCTTCTCCTTGTCGACACGCAGCACCACGACAACCTCGTTGCGACCAACCCGAATCAATTTCTGGATACTTCGGATACGACGCCTCG contains:
- a CDS encoding eukaryotic translation initiation factor 2 subunit alpha, encoding MSLTNCRFYEEKYPEIDSFVMVNVKQIADMGAYVKLLEYDGIDGMILLSELSRRRIRSIQKLIRVGRNEVVVVLRVDKEKGYIDLSKRRVSQEDIVKCEERYNKSKMVHSIMRHVAEKTLVPIESLYEAIAWPLNRKYGHAIDAFKLSITNPEVWEDTTFSSEAVAEELKSYISKRLTPQPTKVRADVEVTCFAYDGIDAIKTALRTAESRNTQDNQVKVKLVSPPLYVLTSTCLDKSLGIARLEEAIVDIRTSIESAGGKLIVKMEPKAVTESDDAELQALMEKRERENAEVSGDESVSDSDDNMPETM